Proteins encoded in a region of the Ornithodoros turicata isolate Travis chromosome 3, ASM3712646v1, whole genome shotgun sequence genome:
- the LOC135389615 gene encoding uncharacterized protein LOC135389615 has product MRGRSKRIKLPKLQLQTFRGDLDRWLPFWEQFCEPVHENDDLTKSEKFLYLRTLLSGPPAAAIAGLQASEACYEDAVKILTRLSGDRKRITQDHLAKLRTLPAVTSPSDVRGLRRLYDHTQAHIRGLRALGVANSAYAALLVDILLKALPSDITLEYYRRSARATTAAAVQQDSASGDGQREVQHETSTPKRS; this is encoded by the coding sequence ATGAGAGGTAGGTCAAAGAGGATAAAGCTCCCCAAGCTACAGCTACAGACCTTCCGTGGAGATTTGGATCGATGGCTCCCTTTCTGGGAACAATTCTGCGAACCGGTGCACGAAAACGACGATCTCACAAAAAGTGAGAAATTTCTATACCTGCGGACGCTCTTGTCTGGACCACCCGCGGCCGCTATAGCTGGTCTGCAAGCTTCGGAGGCGTGCTACGAGGACGCTGTCAAGATACTGACCCGTCTATCTGGGGACCGGAAAAGGATCACCCAGGACCACCTTGCGAAGCTCCGGACCCTCCCAGCGGTGACGTCACCAAGTGATGTCAGAGGACTTCGACGACTATACGATCACACGCAGGCTCATATCCGTGGTCTGCGAGCTCTGGGAGTTGCCAACTCAGCGTACGCTGCTTTGCTGGTGGACATCCTTCTCAAGGCACTACCCAGCGACATCACACTGGAGTACTATCGCCGATCAGCACGTGCAACAACAGCAGCCGCTGTTCAACAGGACAGTGCATCGGGAGATGGTCAACGAGAAGTACAGCACGAGACCTCTACACCGAAAAGGAGTTAG
- the LOC135389616 gene encoding uncharacterized protein LOC135389616: MVSTNRDGPPRGGTLGKSLRKEKNVPAVAVLQSLAKATSKCIFCDSEEHSSGDCNTPIELERKKKVLATDGRCFRCTVKGHRAKDCRRKVTCLTCKGKHVTSMCDPKWSGSSSTKAKEVDTVAMHAASSDRDRVSATVLLHTFRSWVIAGNQSAYIRGIFDGGSQKTFVQEDVSRQLGLPVLDEVTVRLNTFGDPETSVSSHRRRLVQVRLRSQYDQKEHLIEAVDIPFICKDLADATANDSFVDAIRREGGPIADEMFFPGAKAEVGICLLIGADQMWRFLKSDVRRSGADDRTVAVNTQLGRTFQGPTAVLSSVTGDVTLTCALHVEASTEERPFDLRMFWELDGLGITDGANDQRSEDDAVWLHFQDTIQKEDGRYKVSLPWKTGSASLRDNREVAERRLRSLMKRLRSNKTLLLEYDCAMRKYLNDGHAEVVTEAEQAPTEHIYYMPHQAVVRENSTTTKLRVVFDASSHAPGTASLNAHLEKGPKQNTELLPLLLRFRTVKVALVADIANAFLQIVVREEDRDALRFLWCNETPKEDGQLPNVEVWRMTRVPFGTTSSPFLLSATIRYHLKNVEEHLQETAAHLANSFYVDDLLTGASSEDEAEQLYKDANTVMRAAGMELRKWASNSPVLNRPFADHEPLLEQHYAATIETGLLGLRWNRHTDSIKLAECSPPNTTSAGNTKRSVLQLSASIFDPLGVASPFAIRARMLFQRIWQHGLNWDDELPEEIALEWKRWCEELPDMARIEIPRYVSQGVEDIANAIQVHVFTDASQSAYGASVYLRTEDVNGKVVVTLMVAKARVAPLKTLTLPRLELMGALIGCRLAKSLLGALSHLPLQLIFWTDSNIVLCWIKGSALRWKQFVRNRVTEIQTATDPAAWRHCPGEQNPADLLTRGESMEKLLHSKIWFRGSAWLSESAELWPSGTHEPQVNEETVEAERVKIQVLFVDTDTTTSSLLRLENHSSWYFVLRLTAWIRRFADRCRRKKRRQGSLTANEVHEAEVHWVKEAQRSEYYKELQELADGGMVSQKSPIALLQPVLDQDDILRISGRLQHSTLPTDVRHLVLLPHGHRVTELIVEAAHRRLLHGGVQDTITEVRERYWVQRCRQLVKKVLFRCNACTRHRVKPASAPVARLPSERVTESRPFQVVGIDFAGPLIIKPTGGGNKKSYIALFTCAVTRAVHLELVSDMTTQSFLLAFKRFTSRRGLPSVIYSDNAATFNKAEKQVWKALKDPAFQDHLTTVGINWKYIVERAPWWGGFWERLVRSVKTALRRTLGRNCFSFEELTTVLHDVEAVINSRPLTAVNDTPEDREPLTPAHFLVGKRVTSLPPFDINLQGPTTDTRAYWKLHQQLLDCFWKRWRTEYLLQLRSAHGVKSSGETTPLHVGDLVIVHNEKLPRRMWKTGRVVELFPGRDRNVRACAVRLTDGTVLRRPIQLLYPLEVY, encoded by the coding sequence ATGGTCAGCACGAACAGAGACGGGCCACCCAGAGGTGGAACCCTGGGAAAGAGTCTACGGAAAGAGAAGAACGTCCCAGCCGTGGCCGTACTGCAGTCATTAGCGAAAGCCACGTCAAAGTGTATCTTCTGCGACTCGGAAGAGCACAGCAGTGGAGATTGCAACACACCCATAGAACTGGAACGAAAGAAGAAGGTACTCGCGACGGACGGCCGCTGCTTCAGGTGTACCGTCAAGGGGCACCGAGCTAAGGACTGTAGGCGAAAAGTCACATGCTTAACATGCAAGGGGAAACACGTGACCTCCATGTGCGACCCTAAATGGTCGGGAAGCTCGTCAACGAAAGCGAAAGAAGTTGACACAGTTGCCATGCACGCAGCAAGCTCCGATCGAGACAGGGTCAGTGCCACTGTACTTTTGCACACGTTCCGCTCATGGGTCATCGCTGGCAATCAATCCGCATATATCCGAGGTATTTTCGACGGCGGCAGTCAGAAAACGTTCGTTCAAGAAGATGTGTCACGGCAGCTGGGGCTACCGGTACTGGATGAAGTAACCGTGCGACTGAACACATTTGGGGACCCAGAAACGTCAGTAAGTTCACACAGAAGAAGACTGGTCCAGGTGCGTTTGCGGAGCCAGTACGATCAGAAAGAGCATCTGATTGAAGCCGTAGATATTCCTTTCATCTGTAAGGACTTGGCAGACGCCACGGCAAATGACAGCTTCGTGGACGCCATCAGAAGGGAGGGCGGTCCCATTGCCGACGAAATGTTCTTCCCAGGAGCGAAAGCCGAAGTAGGAATCTGTCTTCTGATTGGAGCGGATCAGATGTGGAGGTTCCTAAAGTCCGATGTGCGACGGTCAGGGGCGGATGACCGTACAGTTGCGGTGAACACGCAGTTAGGCAGGACGTTCCAAGGTCCCACCGCTGTCCTGTCGTCAGTCACCGGAGACGTCACGCTTACCTGCGCGTTACACGTGGAGGCAAGCACCGAGGAAAGGCCGTTTGATCTCCGAATGTTCTGGGAGCTGGATGGTCTTGGGATAACAGACGGCGCAAATGACCAGCGCTCAGAGGACGACGCAGTGTGGCTACATTTCCAGGACACCATACAAAAGGAGGACGGCCGATATAAAGTGAGTTTGCCGTGGAAGACTGGCAGTGCCTCGCTGAGGGACAACCGGGAAGTAGCTGAGCGCAGGCTGAGAAGCCTGATGAAGAGACTTCGTTCGAACAAAACTCTTCTGCTGGAGTACGATTGTGCGATGAGGAAGTACCTCAACGACGGACATGCAGAGGTAGTTACCGAAGCGGAGCAAGCACCAACAGAGCATATTTATTATATGCCACACCAGGCGGTTGTCCGGGAGAATTCAACGACAACGAAGCTCAGAGTTGTCTTTGATGCTTCCTCGCATGCCCCGGGAACCGCATCTCTGAACGCGCATCTCGAAAAGGGACCGAAGCAAAACACGGAACTActgccgctgctgctgcgcTTTCGGACGGTCAAGGTCGCTCTGGTGGCGGACATTGCCAATGCGTTTCTCCAGATTGTTGTCAGGGAAGAGGATCGTGACGCACTTCGTTTCCTGTGGTGTAACGAAACACCGAAGGAAGATGGTCAGTTGCCCAACGTGGAAGTCTGGAGAATGACCAGAGTACCGTTCGGTACAACCTCCAGTCCTTTCCTTTTGTCGGCGACAATACGGTACCATCTAAAGAATGTGGAAGAGCACCTACAGGAAACGGCAGCGCATCTTGCAAATTCCTTTTATGTGGATGATCTATTGACTGGCGCTTCAAGCGAGGATGAAGCTGAACAACTGTACAAAGACGCGAATACCGTCATGAGGGCGGCTGGGATGGAGTTAAGAAAGTGGGCATCGAATTCCCCGGTTCTCAATCGCCCTTTCGCAGATCACGAGCCACTCTTAGAACAGCACTACGCAGCGACCATAGAAACAGGACTTTTGGGATTACGGTGGAATCGACACACTGACAGCATCAAGCTCGCGGAATGCAGCCCACCCAACACCACGTCGGCGGGCAACACGAAACGGTCGGTACTACAGCTCTCAGCCTCGATTTTCGACCCACTTGGTGTTGCCAGTCCATTCGCGATACGGGCTCGCATGCTTTTCCAGCGCATCTGGCAGCATGGTCTTAATTGGGACGACGAACTACCAGAAGAAATAGCTTTGGAGTGGAAGCGCTGGTGCGAGGAACTGCCGGACATGGCTAGAATCGAAATACCTCGGTATGTGAGCCAAGGGGTTGAAGACATTGCGAACGCAATCCAGGTGCACGTCTTCACGGACGCCAGTCAGTCGGCTTACGGAGCCAGCGTATACCTGCGCACAGAGGACGTCAATGGAAAGGTCGTGGTCACGCTGATGGTTGCTAAAGCACGAGTTGCGCCGCTAAAAACGCTGACCCTACCCCGCCTAGAACTCATGGGAGCTCTAATAGGATGTAGGCTGGCCAAAAGCCTTTTGGGTGCGCTCTCTCACCTTCCCCTCCAGCTAATCTTCTGGACAGACTCGAACATCGTACTCTGTTGGATTAAAGGATCGGCACTGCGGTGGAAGCAGTTTGTACGCAACAGGGTGACAGAAATTCAAACTGCAACCGATCCAGCTGCTTGGAGGCACTGTCCAGGGGAACAaaatccagcggacctgctcacAAGAGGTGAAAGCATGGAGAAACTGCTACACAGCAAGATATGGTTCAGAGGCTCTGCATGGTTGTCGGAGTCGGCGGAGTTATGGCCCAGCGGCACTCACGAACCGCAGGTGAACGAAGAGACTGTAGAAGCAGAACGGGTAAAGATACAAGTGCTCTTCGTGGACACTGACACTACTACTTCCAGCCTACTGAGGCTAGAGAACCACAGTAGTTGGTATTTCGTGTTGAGGCTCACAGCATGGATTCGCCGCTTTGCAGACCGTTGCAGGCGAAAGAAGAGGCGGCAAGGGTCCCTAACTGCTAATGAGGTTCATGAGGCTGAGGTCCATTGGGTTAAAGAGGCACAAAGGTCCGAGTACTACAAGGAGCTACAGGAGCTCGCAGATGGGGGCATGGTGAGCCAGAAGTCTCCGATCGCCCTCTTGCAGCCAGTTCTGgaccaggatgatattttaagGATCTCGGGGCGGTTGCAGCACTCGACATTGCCAACGGACGTAAGACATCTGGTGCTCCTCCCGCACGGACACAGAGTCACCGAACTGATCGTTGAGGCGGCTCATCGACGGCTTCTCCACGGGGGTGTGCAAGACACCATAACCGAAGTGCGAGAGCGATACTGGGTACAGCGATGCCGGCAACTAGTCAAAAAAGTTCTCTTTCGATGCAACGCATGCACACGACACCGGGTAAAGCCAGCGTCTGCACCTGTTGCACGACTGCCCAGCGAGCGGGTGACTGAGAGCCGGCCATTCCAAGTGGTTGGGATAGACTTCGCGGGACCGTTGATCATCAAACCAACAGGTGGAGGCAACAAGAAGTCTTACATAGCGCTATTTACATGCGCAGTCACCCGTGCGGTGCACTTGGAACTAGTATCGGATATGACGACTCAAAGTTTTCTCCTGGCGTTCAAACGTTTCACTTCCCGGCGAGGGCTTCCATCGGTTATCTACAGCGACAACGCCGCAACCTTCAACAAGGCCGAGAAGCAAGTGTGGAAAGCACTGAAAGACCcagccttccaggaccacctcACCACCGTAGGAATTAATTGGAAATATATCGTCGAACGCGCGCCCTGGTGGGGCGGTTTCTGGGAGCGACTGGTGAGAAGTGTCAAGACTGCGCTAAGAAGGACGCTCGGGAGGAACTGCTTCAGCTTCGAGGAGCTCACCACTGTTTTACATGACGTAGAGGCAGTCATCAACTCTCGCCCTCTGACGGCTGTGAACGATACACCAGAAGACAGAGAGCCACTGACACCGGCCCACTTCCTGGTAGGGAAGCGGGTGACTTCTTTGCCACCTTTCGACATCAACCTTCAGGGGCCGACCACAGACACGCGGGCGTACTGGAAGCTTCATCAACAACTACTAGACTGTTTTTGGAAACGTTGGAGAACTGAATATCTTCTGCAGCTGCGGTCCGCCCATGGTGTCAAATCCTCTGGTGAAACGACACCGCTTCACGTCGGGGACCTGGTCATAGTGCACAATGAAAAGCTGCCCCGGCGCATGTGGAAGACAGGACGGGTTGTGGAGCTGTTTCCCGGAAGAGATCGTAACGTCCGTGCGTGCGCTGTAAGATTGACTGATGGGACAGTGCTACGGAGGCCAATTCAGTTGCTGTATCCATTAGAGGTTTATTGA
- the LOC135389617 gene encoding uncharacterized protein LOC135389617 — protein MIHKCVKCRKLRSRPQKQIMADLPRDRLSMDPPFTYVGLDVFGPWKVKARRTRGGLAHSKRCAVLFTCLSVRAIHIEVIESMDSSSFINALRRFLSIRGPVKLLRSDCGTNFVGACKELKINTASPGHNDVGKYLQSQECTWVFNPPHASHMGGAWERMIGIVRRIVDSVLLGTNKSVISHDMLVTLFAEIAAIVNSRPLTPVSTDPENPTILTPSMILTQKTGRNPPPPGEFGHDSVYRRHWKQVQSMANTFWDRWRKEYLPTLQGRRRWQTAQRDVREGDIVLPKDKDAERNEWPMGRVIKTLPSSDGRVRKVELKIHKNGLVKVFQSPICEIFLLLSDHEL, from the coding sequence ATGATTCACAAGTGCGTCAAATGCCGCAAACTGAGGAGCAGACCTCAGAAGCAAATCATGGCTGATTTGCCAAGAGACAGACTTAGCATGGACCCACCGTTCACCTATGTGGGCCTCGACGTGTTTGGACCATGGAAGGTTAAAGCGCGCAGAACTAGAGGTGGACTCGCACATAGCAAAAGGTGTGCTGTGTTGTTTACTTGCCTGTCCGTACGTGCGATACACATTGAAGTCATTGAATCGATGGATTCTTCGAGCTTCATCAACGCTCTCAGACGGTTCTTGTCTATTAGAGGTCCGGTTAAACTGCTGCGGTCCGATTGCGGAACCAATTTCGTCGGTGCGTGCAAAGAGTTGAAGATCAACACTGCGTCGCCTGGCCACAACGATGTTGGCAAATATCTGCAGTCTCAAGAATGCACGTGGGTTTTCAATCCCCCTCACGCCTCTCACATGGGTGGTGCTTGGGAGCGCATGATCGGGATTGTTCGTCGCATCGTGGACTCTGTGCTTCTAGGCACGAACAAGTCAGTGATTTCACACGATATGCTTGTCACACTCTTTGCGGAGATCGCAGCGATCGTAAATAGCAGACCTTTGACTCCGGTGTCAACAGATCCGGAAAACCCAACGATTTTGACTCCAAGTATGATTCTCACTCAGAAGACGGGCAGAAACCCTCCACCTCCTGGAGAATTTGGGCATGACAGTGTCTACCGACGGCACTGGAAACAAGTGCAGTCAATGGCCAACACCTTTTGGGACCGCTGGAGGAAGGAATACCTTCCAACATTGCAGGGCCGTCGCAGGTGGCAAACAGCTCAACGAGACGTCCGAGAAGGTGACATTGTCTTGCCGAAGGACAAGGATGCCGAGAGAAATGAGTGGCCTATGGGTCGCGTTATCAAGACTCTACCCAGTTCTGACGGGAGGGTGCGTAAGGTAGAGCTTAAGATCCACAAGAACGGACTAGTGAAGGTTTTCCAGAGCCCCATTTGCGAAATTTTCCTTTTATTAAGTGATCATGAACTGTGA
- the LOC135389618 gene encoding uncharacterized protein LOC135389618, whose translation MFYCFIVREEDREYLRFLWFRDNDPKKDVVEYRMCFHVFGNSPSPAVATYGLKRTALEGEREYGTDARRFVERDFYVDDGLKSLPTEEAAIDLLQRTEDMLAVANLRLHKIACNSVAVMKAFPSEEHAKDLKDLDLGTDSPPTQRSLGLSWNIKHDAFTFHVPPNKKPHTRRGLLSTANSLYDPLGFATPVTKIGTSNYHKVVEWEVWRDSLSDLEDIEIPRTYSGISLATACRKELCIFSDASTKAIAAVAYLKLTDARGHNHVGFILGKAKLAPKRGHTIPRLELCGAVLAVEMADVIISELDVCLDEVKFYTDSKVVLGYIYNESRRFYVYVSNMVERIRKSCQPKQWNYVPTEQNPADIATRAVSADRLAKTTWLTGPNFSYKTDDSGSDFECQTFRLIDPEADEEVRPVVTTLATSVSSQRRLGAHRFERFSRWTILIRTTANLQHIARSFHSRGDTASVSCRHWHICLEPRTNEELSAAKKLVYRTVQGEMFSSEIRCIQNEHRLPRDSPLWKLNPYMDEDGVMRIGGPLQNSTLDQDERHPVIMPR comes from the exons ATGTTTTACTGCTTCATCGTTCGTGAGGAGGACAGGGAGTACCTAAGATTCCTCTGGTTCCGCGACAACGACCCGAAGAAGGATGTTGTGGAGTACAGGATGTGCTTCCACGTATTCGGAAACAGCCCATCGCCAGCTGTTGCAACGTATGGACTTAAGCGAACCGCCCTTGAAGGTGAAAGGGAGTATGGTACCGACGCCAGGCGATTTGTAGAGAGAGATTTCTATGTGGATGACGGGCTGAAGTCCCTCCCTACCGAAGAAGCGGCCATCGATCTACTCCAGAGAACGGAGGACATGCTGGCTGTAGCAAACCTGAGGCTGCACAAAATAGCCTGCAACAGCGTCGCAGTGATGAAAGCTTTCCCATCTGAGGAGCATGCGAAAGATCTGAAAGATCTAGACTTGGGAACTGACTCCCCTCCGACACAAAGAAGCTTGGGCCTAAGTTGGAACATTAAACATGATGCCTTCACCTTCCACGTTCCTCCCAACAAGAAGCCACACACCAGGCGGGGTCTTCTGTCTACAGCTAATAGTTTGTACGACCCTCTTGGATTCGCAACTCCTGTCACT AAGATTGGGACGTCGAACTACCACAAAGTAGTTGAATGGGAAGTTTGGAGGGACTCTCTATCAGATCTCGAAGATATCGAGATACCTCGTACCTACTCTGGTATATCTCTCGCCACTGCGTGTCGTAAGGAGCTCTGTATATTTTCAGATGCCTCAACAAAAGCCATTGCTGCCGTGGCTTACTTAAAGCTCACGGATGCTCGTGGTCATAACCATGTCGGGTTCATCCTCGGGAAAGCCAAGCTCGCACCGAAACGTGGACATACAATTCCAAGACTCGAGTTGTGTGGGGCGGTGCTCGCAGTGGAAATGGCTGACGTTATCATCAGCGAGCTCGACGTTTGCCTTGACGAGGTGAAGTTCTACACCGACAGCAAGGTGGTACTCGGCTACATATACAACGAGTCCAGGAGGTTCTACGTATACGTAAGCAATATGGTCGAAAGGATCCGGAAGTCATGTCAGCCCAAACAGTGGAATTATGTTCCCACTGAACAGAACCCTGCCGACATTGCCACACGGGCAGTATCGGCTGATCGCCTTGCAAAGACAACGTGGTTAACTGGCCCTAACTTTTCGTACAAGACAGACGACTCGGGCTCAGATTTCGAATGTCAAACGTTTCGATTGATAGACCCTGAGGCAGACGAGGAGGTTCGTCCTGTGGTGACCACCCTTGCTACCAGCGTGTCGTCGCAGCGTCGGCTGGGTGCTCACAGATTCGAGCGGTTTTCAAGATGGACGATTCTCATTCGAACAACAGCGAATCTTCAGCACATCGCTCGCTCATTTCATTCTCGGGGTGATACTGCATCGGTGTCCTGTCGACACTGGCACATTTGCCTCGAGCCCAGGACTAATGAAGAACTTTCCGCTGCGAAGAAACTCGTCTACAGAACCGTCCAAGGCGAAATGTTCTCGAGTGAGATTCGATGCATCCAAAATGAGCACAGACTACCGAGGGACAGCCCACTTTGGAAGTTGAACCCCTATATGGACGAGGATGGCGTCATGAGAATCGGAGGACCACTTCAGAACTCGACACTTGACCAAGACGAACGGCACCCTGTCATCATGCCCCGTTGA